A segment of the Marmota flaviventris isolate mMarFla1 chromosome 2, mMarFla1.hap1, whole genome shotgun sequence genome:
TGTGGTCATGGGAGAGGTAGATGTCCTCCTGCAATCAGGGTAGGGTGGGCCATGGAGGACTGCCTGCACCGTCTCCCCACAGCACACACAGGCGTAGGAGCCGAGGTCTGGGTGGGCAAGTCAACAGCACACTGTGTTGACCACTGTCTGAGCCACTGGTGGCCACTGCTGCTAGACCAGAGGACTCAGACCCCGGGTGTGAGAAGCTCTGATTTAAGGCCATGCTGTGTGGACAGAACCCCTGCCAGCTGTGGTCACAGCATTGGTAACCAACTCGTCTTGCCCATTCTGGGTTCCCATGGGAAAGGAGGTCCCTACCCTGGGCCTTGCCCACTGAGGGCCCTACCTTGATGAGCCTGGCCAGCCCAAAATCCCCCACTTTGCAGATATTGTTCTCCCCCACGAGGATGTTCCTGGCGGCCAGGTCCCGGTGAACATAGTTCTGTGACTCCAAGTAGCACATGCCCTCCGCCACCTGCGATGCAAGGTCCACCAGCTCCGAGATGGGCAGGGCTTGCTTATCAGAGTCTGTGGGGCAACAGGAGGCCAAGGTCAGTCCTCACCTGCCAGCTGTGAGGCtctgcaggctgctgctcctcagcTGGAGCCAAGGGCAGCTGGCCTGGTTGACAGTGTAGCTGTGGGCAGCCTTTCCAGAGGCGGAGACCGTGGCCGCCCGGCTCTGCCTGCAGCTCCTCCAGGTGGAGGAGCAGGGCTCCCCACACTCCAGACTGTTTCTGAAGAACACTGGATCCCACTGAGACCACCTGCAGTGGTCACTTCCTGCGTGAGAATGTGGGCTACGAGATTGCAGGCCTGGGTGTCTCAGAGTTGTGGCGTTTAGACATATCCACCCCAGGTGCACACGGCTGGGTGGCACCGTACCCTGGGGAGTCTCCTCCCATCTCATTGTCCAGTTAGGCCATCTTAGTGGCCAGCATTTGGCTTGGCTTTTGTGTTGAAGGAAACAGGAGCTTTTTGACAACGACCTGGGAAAGCAAGATGCGTGTCCCTGTGTGGGCACGTCCTCTTGCATACACGTGTATGATGCGTTGGCTGTGGGTGTGCACGCGTGTAAGCGTGTGGGCATGTCCATGCATGtccatgtgcatgtgtgtaagaATGCATGGTCGGTGTGCACACATGCGTACATGGGGGCACATTCGTGCATGTGCACATTGAAACACCAGCAGGAGGGACCACAGTCCAGGAGGAGAGACGAGCTGGGGACTGAAGCAGGTCTCTGTGAGGGCTGCCAGCTGTGCCAGGTGTTCTGTGAAATGGCCTCGGTTGACACGGCTTTTCTTGTCTGTACTTAGTGAAACTTTCACAAGGAGCACATGGTAGATTTGTTGTATCTTGGgtcatttctctgtttttaatatttattttttacttataggtggacacatatctttatgtatttctatgtggtgctgaggatcgaacccagggcctcgcacgggttaggcaagtgctctacctctgagccacagtcccagcccctcttGGGTCATTTCTTAAACCAGAAAACAATGATGTGTGTCTTAGAGCTCCCTGGGTGTCTGGCTGGGGTCACTTCTCACCTGCTGTCACTCTCACGCAGGGAAAAGAGGGCCCAGGACCCTGCCCACTCACCCCGCAGCAGCTGCAGCAGGCTCCCCTTGGGCATGAGCTCCGTGATGATGTAGACGGGGTCCCCTAGGGACGCCACGGCGTACAGCGCCAGGATGTGCCTGTGCCGCAGCTGCTTCATGGCCTGGATCTCCCGCTGGAAGGTGTTCTGGTGCAGGAGGTTGTCTGGGGACGCACAGCCTTGGTGGGCACATCCCTCATAGAGGCTCCCAGCAAGAGGCCCAGCCCCCACACGGGCGCTCAGGAAACACCGACTTCCATAGTCAGGCCCCAGCACCCCAGCCCTTGGGGGTCCCATCTGCTTCCGTCCCTCCCTGCCTGAGCCAGAGCCTCAGAGCTGGACACTCCCAGGTCCTCCTGGGTCAGGCCCTGATTCCTCAGGGTGGGGTCCAAACGTACTGTGGCAGATTTCAGGTGGACCTTTTCAGATTTCCAGTCATGCATTTGAGTGGCTTTCCATTACCTTGAGAATTCAGCCTTCTGTTTTGTAATCAGTGTGTTCAGGTGAGGACACAGGTGGCACCCCTCGGGCATGCTGCAGGTACCCCCAGCTGGTACACTGGGGCCCCCTCCCTGAGCAGGGCCAGGCCAGAAGTCTCCACTGGCAGGACTGATGGGGACATGTGGTAAACAGAGCCCCCAGCTGGATCCACTCACCTCGGGAAATCACCTTAATGGCCACTCGGACCTGGTCTTTCCAGAGCCCTTCAAAGACCTCCCCAAAATAGCCAGCGCCCAGCTTCCGGCAGAGTGTGAACTCCTCCCTTGGCCTCTCCCAGTTGGCCCAGTGGGGCAGGGGCTCCGACTCGTGCTGGAGGGACAGGCAGGAGGcacaggaagggaggggacacTGGCCCTGCCACTGGCTTGCACTCAGGAAGAGCCTTGGTCTATCCTTAACCTTGgggcagctcaggagtctgagtgGCCCATGCCCATGTCTCTCTCCTGCCCCCACCAGTGACTCTCCTGAGGCCAGTGGCCAGGGTGACCCTTCTTCCCTGGCTTCCCAGAGCCAGGACCCAGCAGGAGCTCAGCTGACCTCTGGTGGGTCAGGTTATAAGAGTGACCAGGAGAGGGGGGCATCTCCTGGTCCCACTCTACCCGTGCTCTGCACTGTACCTTGCCTGGCCCTGAGCAGCCACACCATGGAGGTACAGGGGCCTACCTTACAGCAGGGCACGGTCAGCCGCAGGCCATGGGACAGGCTCTGGGCCTTGTGGTAGTCCAGGAGCTCAGGCAGACTGGGAAAGGACACTGCCTCGTTCAAGTGTAGCCGGCCAGAGCGCCGCCAGATCCTGTAGTGCCGCACGACCTGAGCGTCCCGCACTGGGTGGCAGGACAGAGGAAGCCATCAGCCCGTCCCCACCCTGCATGCTCCCCACCCTACCTGCTCCAAGGGCCTAGGGTCTAACGGTCGCTGCTGGACAGCACTCACCCTCCTTGGGCCCTGCTGGGCCCTGCCCCACAATGACCTCCCAACTTTGCCTGGATGATGGCTgcccacactcccagccccactAAGATTCCAGAGCCAGCAGAGGCTAATCTGCTCCCCACACACCCCTGCAGAGCCGGACACCTGTGGGTCAATGCTCCCAACAGTGGACGGCCACAGGCAAGGCCAGCAGGAAAGGACCTCAAGAGAGCTTTCTCCCATCAGTGAGAGTCACTCTGGCTTCTGCCCCAAAGGAGGCAGGTGGAGAGGCTCGGAGCTGCCTGGGTGAGCACCAGATGTCCCACACCTCGAAGTCGAAGGGCAGCTGGGTGTGTATGGCCAGGAGGGCCTAGAACCAAGGAGCCCTGGCAAGCAGGCACAGGCGAGTGGAGGGCTAAGAAGGCTGTACCAGAGAGAACGTAGTCTGCTCCCAGCTTCCCGCTGACCCGGATCAGGAAGGCACCAGTGGGGTTGCCCTCCGCCTGTAGCTGGTGCACGGCCTCTGAGCGGGAGATTTGGCCAAAGAACCACCTGCAGGGGAGGAGACAGCCTGTGTCTCAGCTGACCCAACCCCACCCACCCCGTATCCCAGCCCTGAACAAGCTGTCCTCCCATGCTGCCCGGACCCTGCAGAGGTCTCTACCCACACAGTCCCCAGTAGCTGGTTCTGGATACCAATGACCCAGGCAGGAGAAGGGTAGGCATTCCCCATCCTGCCCCAATGCCCTGTCTGTGGTCAGAACCCCCAGTAGGCTTGTGGTCCTTCTGCTGCAGGACTAGGGCACAGATGCACAGCCCCAGCCTTAGGAATTCAGCTGAGCAGCAGGGCTCCCAGGCACACACAGCACTTGAGCACACACACTCATGTGCACAAGTACACTGAAGCACCACACACATTTACATTGCACTCACACACGTGCACACGTGACATGCGACAGTGTGTGTGTGCTCAGCTCACGTGTGCACAGATGCACTTGCACATTCATGCACACATAAGCACACACAAGCAGACACACGGACATGGCTGTAGCTTTGCTCACATGCACCCTCCCACAGCACATGCAGGTTCTCAGCATGAGGGCATGGACAAGCCCTGGACTGTGGACTGCAGGGTGTGGCCCTCAGAGTTCCCAGGTGACCTCTGCCCTTCCCTGGGCGACACTGACTCCCTCAAGAGCCATGGCCCACCCTGAGGACACCCCTGGCCCAGAGCCCCTAGGGGTCGACCCCTCATTTGCTATGAAACTTTATCTCCTCTGTGCTTACCCTCTGCCCACCCTGCCTCTTCTGCACACCTCATGCGTGCTGGGTCCTGGGCCTAAGGGCTACTGAACCTGTGTGTTGGCCACCTGGACCCTACAACCCTTCACGTCTCACACCCTCTGCCTCTGAGATGACCCACTTGCAGCTCGATGCACTGCTTTGCATCTCCCTATGCATACTCCCAATCTTCTGcatgcagtaggtgctcaatgtGGGTGCTGAGGAGAGTTGGGCTCTCAGAAACACAGGCAGCAGGGACCCGTCCTGTTAGGGAGGTCTTTGAAGGGCGCTGGAAAGACCAGGTCCGAGTGGCCTTTAAGGTGATTTCCCGAGGTGAGTGGCTCCAGCTGGGGGCTCTGTTTGACCACATGTCCCCATCAGCCCTGCCAGTGGAGACTTCTGGCCTGGCCCTGCTCAGGGAGGGGGCCCCAGTGCACCCCAGAAGCCACGGTCCTCAGGTACTGTGGACATACCCACCCCAGCTGCCCTGTAATCCATCAAAGCCTCCTGGGCACCCAACTGTGGTGGGAACAGGGACAGCCAGCGCGGCTGCTGGGAGGGGACACCTCACAGACGCATTCCCATACCTGGCCCTGGCAGGCCAATGGGTGTGCCTAGGTGCTTTCCTGCTCCCATAACTAGGCTGCATGTCTGGTTCCGGCTGTTGGGAAAGTGAGCAGACTTCACACCCAGAGCCCTGGACTCCCTCATAGACTTTGCCACTGGTTACCAGTCCCCCAAAAGCCCACTCTGGACCCTTCTGTCCTCTCCAGGTCCAGCAGAGCAGTTCCCATGACCAGAGAGTGGCTGTGGGGTGTCCTAGGGAAGCATGGTCTCCAAATGTCACAGAGCCACACACCCCCAGCTCTCCCAAGTGCCAGGACAGGAGGGTCCAGAGACAGGGCCCATCTGGATGCACGGCCCATCATGGGATGCAGGAAGGACAGAGCCAGGGTCTTTCACACTCCCAGTTTCCCCAGGCCCCCAGTGCCCCTGCCCACTCTTGCACACAGCTGCCTGCCCTGCCACAAGCCCTCGCAGCCCAGGAACACTCACGGCTCAGACTCCCCGGCCTCCTTCTCTGCCAGGTAGTTGCAGGGCACATAGCCCTCAGCAAGGGCCGCACCTGCAGAGTCCAGCAGGGTGGCCCACCACCACTGCTCCTCCTTCCTGGTCACGTGGAAGATGTCCCCCTGCCGGAAGCTCAGCTCCTCATCTGTCCGTGCCTCAAAGTCCCAGAGGCCCACATACTTGGGGCCTAGGTGGACCTGGTCCCGGGACACCATAGCAGGCACAGTAGCAGGACAGGGCTGTGAGCTGGGAAGGGCAGAAAGCTGTCCCTGACAGGCCAACCCCACTCACTTCCTCATCACCAGACAGGCCAGCCACACCCGCACCCACTGGGGCTGGCCTATCCCGGGCTCCACCCTGGAGCCCCACCAGTCTCACACGCCCACCTGCTGGCCCAGCAGCCACATGGGAGGGAGGCGGAGCCACCCATGGACCAGGACATCTCATGCAGGTGTCAGCAGAGCCAGGGACCTTTGGGGGTGAGTCCTGGGTCCCAGGGGCAGTAGGAGGGGGCCAGAGAAGGCATCAGTGAGGGCTGTGGGCAGATCGCTGGAGGTGGGCAGATCGCTGGAGGTGGCCAGCGGCCTCTTCACCACAGACTAACGCAGGGAGCTGCAGGGGGCACCTCCGTGGGCAGCCCCCACAGTCAGGGTCACCCTTGGGAGGGAGCAAGAGGGGACTGAGGTGGACTCAAGGAAGAGGCCGCCGGCGGGGAGGGGCCCAGGGGTGAGGCTTGTGGGCCAAGAGCAGCATGCCAGGGCCTGGGTGTCCATACAGCCAGTGGGGGTGCCGGCAGCTCTGGCCTGCCCTGTGAGGACACTCAGAGAATCCATCCTGGGGAGCCACCCTGGAAAGGAAGGCTGGGCCAGGGCTCAGGCAGCTGGGAGACCAACAGGGGATGGGGACATGAAGGGCCAAGGGACCAGGAGGGTGCAACCCTAGACCCTCAGCTGAGGAAGCAGGCACTGTGCCCTTCCCGACAAGGACACATGGGGGCGTCCAAAGACCATGAGCTGCGGCCTGAAGCACCTCACTGCCAGGGaacccctcttccctccctgcaccCCCCTCCAACCCTGCCTGGCCCCACCTGCCCATTCCTAGCAGCCTGCCTGTGACCCCTCAGCCTCCCACTACCCAGCCCCCACCCGGCCCCGCAGTGAAACTGACACTCTGCCCCTGCTCCCTTTCCCCAGGGTGACCTAGACCATCTTCCTAACCTGCGGGCCCTGCCCTGACTCCTCCAGGAGCACCTCCCCAGGGGTTGGGAGGACAGCTGTGAAGGGGGCaggagggagtggggagaggaagTCACCAAGTCTGTGAGGAGTGACCAGGGGAATCACGGGCTAAGCTGGTTGGAACTTTtccttttggtggtgctgaggatcaaggcCAGGACCTCacctgtgccaggcaagtgctctgagctACAGTTCAGCCTTtagacatatatttttttaagagaaataatgGCACTTCCACCCACTTCATCTGAGACGAAGAGGAGGAATGTGGATTATTTGGCAGGTTCATGGACAGCTCAGGCAGCCCAGCTCACTTTTCTTCAAGGTGAGGAAGGGACTGTAGAGGACTGAAGTCAGAGGTCAGACGAGGAGGGGAAGGACGTCAAGGGGAGGCGTGTCTGGATGTCCGGCTGGCCCGGGGAACACAGATTTTGCACAGCGGCCTCTGCCCCTGCCTGCTCCAGGGCCTCAAGCCTTGACCTGAGCTGTGTCCAGAAGCCCCTGCGAGTCCTTGGCAAATGTGTGGGTGATTCCAAGATTTACCCGGAAGCAGgaatccccagcccctgctggggACCCAGAAGGGTCAACCTTCCCAACCCATGGCTGACAGGACACCCAGGAATGTGCCCAGGCCACAAACAAACCTGCCTCTGTGGGATGGCCTCCTGCAGAGGCCTCCCATCCCAGAACAGGTGCCAGCCCAGGTCCCCAAACTAGGCTGAGCCACCCCAGAGCCCAGGCCACCCTGACTCTGTGCTGGGGAGGTGCCTGAGACTCTGGCTCAGGGCCTCGCCTCTCCAGCCCAGTGCCCCACCCTCCTGGGGTGGCGGGGTTGGGAGCTGCAGGCCCAGGCAGAAGTATGGCCCAGAGGTCGGGAGTGGGGGCCCCCAAAGGGCTCAGCCCAAACCCCTCTGCTGCCGCCACCCACAGGGCTGGAACCCAGTGTGGCCTCCGAGGCACCTAGATCTCCCCTTTCCACCCAGCACAGCCAGGCTCAGCTGCGTCCCCAGAATGACAAGCCTCCAGGGCTCTCCTCTGCACGTGCTGCCCTGCCCTTGGTCCCCCGGGGACCACTCTGCCTCCCTCCAGGAGGCCGACTGTGCCAGCCCTGCAGAGCCACTGCTTTGCCTGGGGGGTGGTCACTTCGCACAGAGGGGTTCCTGTTCCCAGCTCCCTCCTATGCCAGCACGTGGGCAGGGCCTGTGATCAGTGATAATGAGCAAACCGGCCTCAGAGCTGCGCCTGAGCTCCGTCCCTCTAGGAGATGGTGAGCTGAAGCTGTCTTTCTGTCCCTACAGCCTTAGGGGCACAGCTGCAAACCTGGGCTCCCAGGGACAGAGAGTGATCTTAGGAGACCCTGGATGAAACCCCCAGCCTCTGTGTGCCACCCCTGGTATCCTGTGGTGTGGGGTAGCCAAGGGCCAGCCACACGGCCCTGCCCAGCTCCTCGTTCCCAAAGAATCCCACCCCCGATAAGAGTATGCCCATCTGGGATTTGGTCTTCCCTGGAGTGGGCTGGCAGCTGGCAGCTAGCACACACACAGCACCTGCCCCACCCCGCCCACCCCGCCTCCACCCACTGCCCATCCTGGGAACAGACCTCAAGTACAGGTCGCTTGCCCTAGAAACAGTCTCATGCTGTCCACCAGCAACCCAGCCTGTCCTCCTGGGTCCTGAGACTTCCCACCTCAAGCCCAGCCCACTGGCTCTGCTCCAGCCCAGAGCAGGGCTGTGACTGACACCTACAGCCTGTCAGTTCCTGCCAACATCCACAGAGTTCACTCTGTGGCTGCTCATTTTGGGCACCAGGGTGTCCTGGGGGTTCTGCTCTCTCTTCCACCTTTGTTAGCAGGATGGACCTCCTTCAGCTCCATCGCCTGGTTCTGGGCTTGGGGGTCAGCGTGTAACACATCCATGCCCATGTCTGAGTCAATCAGAACATCTTTACTGGGTGTAGCCACATGTGCCAGGTTTGCCAGTGCCTACAGGGGGCAGGAGACAGGGCCAGCcctatgtgcacacatgtgccATTGGGTCTGCCTGGGCGCCCCAGCACTGGCCACTTAAACTCACAGTGGGACGTGGGGGAATCTTCCCCTCCTTCACCCTGGGAAGGAGTCAAGGAGGACCCGCACAAGGCCAGCTGCGGCCTCTCCACCCAGTGTCTCTGAGGCTCTACTCTGTGCTTCCTCTGTCCTGGAGACACCAAGCACACAGGCCACACCAGGCAAAGGACACTCTGCCATCTGGGTGGGTGTGGGTGGCTGAGCTCCATCTGCAGGTGTCCAGGTCCCTACGTGTCAGCACAGGAGGCCCACAGCTGGAGTTGCTGGTTTGGTTCCCAGCTGTGCAGCCTTGACCTGGGGTCACCCTACAGAGAGCATTGGCCCTGGCCGCCACCCATGGCCAGAGCCCTGGTCACAAGAGGGCCAGGTGGAGGTGCCTGTGCATGGTGCCCAGCTTCTCCCACAGCATGGCAAAAGTGGGCCGCTCCTCAGGGCTGTCCTTCCAGCACCTCGACATGAGTGTGTAGACCTCCGCTGGGCAGGCGGCTGGGCACGGCAGCCGGTATCCTCGGCTGATCTGCCGCAGTGTCTCCTGGTTAGACATGCCTGGGGAGGGGGGT
Coding sequences within it:
- the Ptk6 gene encoding protein-tyrosine kinase 6 — protein: MVSRDQVHLGPKYVGLWDFEARTDEELSFRQGDIFHVTRKEEQWWWATLLDSAGAALAEGYVPCNYLAEKEAGESEPWFFGQISRSEAVHQLQAEGNPTGAFLIRVSGKLGADYVLSVRDAQVVRHYRIWRRSGRLHLNEAVSFPSLPELLDYHKAQSLSHGLRLTVPCCKHESEPLPHWANWERPREEFTLCRKLGAGYFGEVFEGLWKDQVRVAIKVISRDNLLHQNTFQREIQAMKQLRHRHILALYAVASLGDPVYIITELMPKGSLLQLLRDSDKQALPISELVDLASQVAEGMCYLESQNYVHRDLAARNILVGENNICKVGDFGLARLIKEDIYLSHDHSIPYKWTAPEALSLGHYSIKSDVWSFGVLLHEIFSRGQIPYPGMSNHEAFLRVDAGYRMPCPLECPPPVYGLMCSCWSRDPEQRPCFQALWERLSGFTRYENPL